GTCATCGCGGTGCTCGACTCGTCGTTCCTCTCGTTCCCGCAGGTCAACGACCTGCTGATCATCGTGCTCAGCACGAAGTTCCCGGAACTGATGCCGTACTATGCCGGCATGACCACGGCCGGCTCGCTGCTCGGCTGCTTCATGCTGTTCACCGTGGCGCAGCGCGGCGGCGAGGTGTTCATCCGCAAGTGGCTCAAGGGCTCGCACGTCGATCGCGCCCTGCGGCTCTACCAGCGGTTCGGCCTGCTCGCGGTGGTGGTCCCGGCCCTGCTGCCGCCGCCGGTGCCGTTCAAGGTGTTCGTGGTGCTGGCCGGCGCGGCCTCGGTGGCGCCGTGGCGCTTCGCGCTGGCGGTGTTGATCGGCCGCGGCATCCGCTACTTCGGGCAGGGCTACCTCGCCGTGGTCTACGGCGAGCACGCCATTGAGCTGATGAAGGCCTACGGCGCCGAGATCGGCATCGGCCTCGCCACGCTCGCGGTGCTGGCCGGGGTCGCGGTGGTGCTGATTCGCCGGCGGGGGCGGGCGGCAGCGTGATCGAGCTGCTGCCGCTGCGGTCCGTTCACATCGACCTGGTGCTGACCGACAACGCCGAGGCGCTGGCCCGGCTCGACCAGTACCTGCCCCTGCTCAACCCTGACGAACACGTGCGCATGGCGCGCTTCGTATTCGAGCGCGACCGGCATCGCTTCCTCCTCACCCGCGCGCTGGTGCGGACCATGCTGTCCCGATACGCTTCGGCGGTGCCACCCGCCGCCTGGCAGTTCACCGCCAACATCCACGGCCGGCCGGAGATTCTCAACCGGCCGGCGGGCGTGCCCGACCTTCGGTTCAACATCTCCCACACTGACGGCCTGATTGCGTGCGCGGTCACGATTGGGCGCGAGGTGGGCGTGGATGTCGAGCACGCCGGCCGCCGCCTGACGCACGACGTGGCGGCGCGGTTCTTCGCCCCCGCTGAGGTGGCCGCCCTGCAGGCGTTGCCGGAAGACGAGCAGGCGCGCGTGTTCTTCGATTACTGGACGCTGAAGGAGGCCTACATCAAGGCCCGCGGCTTCGGCCTGGCGCTCCCGCTCGGCGACTTCGCCTTCCATCTCTCGCCGGACCGGGCGCCGGCGATCACCTTCGAGCCGTCGCTGCAAGACGACCCGGCCACGTGGCAGTTCGAGCAGGGCTGGCCCACGCCCCAGCACCGCCTTGGCCTGGCGATCCGCCGCACCGGCGCCGACCTCCCGATCCGCATCCGCGCGGTCGTGCCGCAACCCGCGCCGTGAGACTCTGGGCCACCAGTGACCTGCACGTCGGTTACGAAGAGAACCGCCGCGCCGTGGAAGCCGTGCCGGCGTTTCCGGACGACTGGCTGATCGTCGCCGGCGACACCGGCGAGACGCCGGCGCACCTGGATTTCGTGTTGCGAACGCTGGGGCCGAAGTTCGCCCAGGTGATCTGGACGCCGGGCAATCACGACCTGTGGACGCCGAACACGCTACCGGTGGAACAGCGCGGGGTCGCGCACTACCAACGGCTGGTCGCGCTGTGCCGGAAGCACGGCGTGCTCACTCCTGAAGATCCGTACGCACGGTGGCCGGGCGATGGTCCGCTGCGCGCGATTGTCCCGACCTTCCTGCTGTTCGACTACTCGTTCCGGCCCGACCACATCACGCGCGAGGACGCCGTTGCCTGGGCCGCGGCGTCAGGCGTGCGCTCGGCCGACGAGGACCTGCTGGCGCCCGATCCCTATCCCACCTGCGACGAGTGGTGCGCGGCCCGCGTGGCCGCCACCGAGTCGCGCCTGGACGCGCTGCCGCCGGATGCGCGGTTGATTGTCGCCAACCACTACCCGCTGCGACGCGACCTCGCGGTGCTGCCGCGGATTCCCCGCTTCTCGATCTGGTGCGGCACGATGCGCACCAACGATTGGCATCGCCGCTACAACTTCGAGGCCGTCGTCTCGGGACACCTGCACATGCGGTCGTCGCGTGAGATTGACGGCGTCAAATTCGAGGAGGTCTCGCTCGGTTATCCCAAGCAATGGAACCAGTCACGAGGCCTGGAGCACTACCTTCGCCGCATCCTTTAAAGACAAATGCTTTGGCCGCAGATTACGCCGATTGCGCCGATTCAGCCATGTCGGCTGGCGCGCACTCGCATTGAGACTCGGGCCCGCGGAGCGGCCGTAGGCCGCTGCCACGGAGCAGAAGACGCGAATTGAGAGAGACCTGCGATTTACCGAGTGTCTCTCTCAATTCGCGTCTTCTACTGCGTGGCTCGACGCCGGCTTCGCCGGCGTCCGCGGGCCCCAGCCAATCTGCGAAATCGGCGTAATCTGCGGCTAAGACAACCAGGCGCGCCCGGCTTCGCCGAGGTTACGGCGCGGGAACCCTGGTCACACCTTGAGCAGACGCTCGGCGGCGGCACGCAGCGTCTCGTCACGCTTCGCGAAGCAGAACCGCAACACCGGGCCGCCGGTGTCCTTGTAGAGGAACGCCGACACGGGAATGGACGCGACGCCGTGCTCGACGATCAGCCGGTGCGCAATCTCCTTGTCGGTCTCGTTGGAGATCGCCGAGTAGTCCAGCAACTGGAAGTAGGTGCCGCTGCACGGCAGCGGCCGGAAGCGCGAGCCGGCCGTCAGTTGCAGGAACAGGTCGCGCTTCCGCTGGTAGAACCCCGACAGGTCTTTGGCGCCGGGATCACGCCGCACGAACTCCGCGAACGCGATCTGCGACGGCGTGTGCACGGTGAAGGTCACGAACTGGTGCACGCGCGTCACCTCCGCAATCAGCGCCTGCGGCCCAACGCAGTAGCCCACTTTCCACCCGGTGGTGTGGAACGTCTTGCCGAATGAGCTGATCACCAGCGAACGCGAGCGCAGGCCTTCGTAGCGCAGCAAGCTCTCGTGCCGGCGGCCGTCGAAGATGATGTGCTCGTAGACTTCATCGCCAATCAGGATGATGCCGGTGCCGTCCACGATCGACTGCAACTGCCGCAGGTCATCCGCCGACCACATCGCCCCGGTCGGGTTGTGCGGCGTGTTGACGAGGATCGCGCGGGTGCGCGGCGTGATCGCGCGGCGGACCTCGTCCCAGTTCACGGCGTAATCCGGATAGCGCAGGCTGACGAACACCGGGACACCGCCGCTCAACCGGATGACCGGCACGTACGAGTCGTAGCACGGCTCGAACAGCACCACCTCGTCGCCCGGGTGCACCAGGGCGGTCAGCGTCGCGTACAACCCGGCGGTGGCGCCGGACGTAATCAGCACTTCCGTCGCCGGGTCGTAGCGCGGGCCATAGATCTGCTCGACCTTGGCCGCGACGGTCTCGCGAAGCGCCAGCACGCCGGGCATCGGCGCGTACTGGTTGTGGCCCTCGCGCATGGCCCTGGCCACCGCGTCCACCAGGGCCGGGTCGCAGTCGAAGTCGGGAAAGCCCTGCGACAGGTTGATGGCCTTGTGCTCGTTGGCCAGGCGGGTCATCACCGCGAAGATGCTGAGCCCAATATCTGGAAGCTTGGAGGTGACGGGAACGGCCGATGTCATGACGTTCCCGCCATTCTGACACGGCCGATAGCGGCGGCCGACGTTACAATCACCGGCATGGCCTTCCTGCTTGCCCTGCTCCTCGGCGCGCAATCCGCCGGCGGCTACGCCCGCCCCGACCTTCTCGTGGATACCGGCTGGCTCGCACAGCATCTGACCGATCCCAACGTCCGGATCGTGGACATCCGCGGCCGCGGCTACGCCGCCGGGCACATCCCGGACGCCGTGTTCGTGGACAGCAACTGGATTCGCAATCCGAAGGCGCCGCCCACGTTCCTGCCGACGCCGCAGGAGTTCGAGGCGCTGATGTCGCGGCTGGGCATCTCGAACACCACCCGGGTGATTGCCTACGACGAGCGCGGCGGCATTTTCGCGGCGCGCCTGTGGTGGATCCTCAACTATTACGGCCACTCGAACGTGGCGCTGCTCGATGGCGGCTGGGTGAAGTGGACGGCCGAACAACGCGCCACCACCGCGGCGGTCCCGGCGCCGGCCGCCGCCACGTTCAAGGTGAAGCCCGGCACCGTGAAGGTGGCCACCGCCGACGAAGTGAAAGCGGCCATCAACCAGCCCGGTGTCAAGTTGCTCGACGCGCGCACGCAGGGCGAGATCGACGGCAAGGACCTCCGCAACATCAAGCGCGGCGGCTACATCGAGTCGTCGGTGCCGGTGTACTGGGAAGACACCCTGGACCCGGTGACCAAGGCCTTCAAGCCGGCCGCGGAGATCACGAAGCTTTACCGCGACAAAGGGGTCGTGCCATCGGACGATGTGACGGTGTATTGCCAGGTGGGCATGCGAGCGTCGCACGACATCTTCACGCTGGCGTTGATCGGCCACGACCTGACCAGGCTCCGCAACTACTACGGCGCCTGGGAGGAATGGGGCAACCGCGACGACACGCCTATCAAGACTAAGGTGCCTTAGGTGCCTAAGGTGCCTAAGGTGCCTGGGGTGCCGAAGGTGCCTGGGGTGCCTGGGGTGTCGAAGGCACTATAATTCCGCGCGGAGGCTCTTGAAATGAAACGCCGCGCATTTGTCGTTCTGCTCGCCGCCCTCGCCCTGTCGTCCCTGACGATTCAGGCCGGTTCGACCCCCGCCCGCGCCAAGCTGGGCATGGTCATCACCCAAAGTGACATCGCATCCCAGATTGGCTTTGAGGTCATCAAGGGCGGCGGCAACGCGATCGACGCGGCTGTGGCCACCGCCTTCGCCATGGCCGTGACGCACCCCACCGCCGGCAACATCGGCGGCGGCGGCTTCATCGTCTATCGGCCGGCCACCGGCGAGCCGGTGTCGTACGACTTCCGCGAAGTCGGGCCGTCGCGCTCGTCGCCGGAGATGTGGCTGAAAGACGGCAAGTACGACTTCGAGACGCACCACAACAGCCACCTGTCGGTCGGCGTGCCCGGCACGGTCGCCGGCCTGCACCTGGCCTGGAAGGAGCACGGCTCGAAGCCCTGGAAGGACCTGGTGGCCCCGGCCATCAAGCTGGCGCGCGACGGCTTCGAGATTTCGCACGGCCTGGCGCGGTCGCTCGAGTCGATGATTCCGGAGTTCAAGAAGTACCCGGCGTCGCTGGCGCAGTTCTCCAAGAACGGCACGCCCTACCAGGCGGGCGAACTCCTGAAGCAGGGCGACCTCGCCCGCACGCTGACGCGCATTGCCGACCAGGGCCCCGCCGGGTTCTACGAAGGCGAGACGGCTGCGCTGATCGAGAAGGAAATGAAGGCCAACGGCGGCCTCATCACCGCCGGCGACCTCAAGGCCTACCAGGCCAAGAAGCGCGGCGTGGTGAAGGGCACCTACCGCGGCTACGACATCATCGGCATGCCGCCGCCGAGCTCGGGCGGCATGGCGATCGTGCAGATGTTGAACGTGCTCGAGGGCTACGACCTCAAGGCCGGCGGCTACGGCTCGGCCCAGAACATCCACTACACCGCTGAAGCGATGCGCCGCGCCTTCGCCGATCGTGCCCGCTACCTGGCCGACCCGGATTTCGAGAAGGACATCCCGCTGCCGATGTTGATCTCGAAGGATTACGCCGCCGGCCTGCGCAAGACCATCGACCCGAAGAAGGCCTCGAAGTCGGCCACCAACTCGTTCACGTGGACGAGCGAGTCGCCCGAGACGACCCACCTGTCGATCGTGGACGCCAAGCGCAACGCGGTGGCGATGACCTACACCCTCGAATACGGCTACGGCTCGCGCATCGTCGTGCCGGGCGCCGGGTTCCTGCTCAACAACGAGATGGGCGACTTCAACGGCGCGCCGGGATTGACCGACGAGCGCGGCCTGATTGGCACCAACCCGAACCTGGCTCGGGCCGGCAAGCGCATGCTCTCGAGCATGGCGCCGACGATCATCAGCAAAGACGGCCAGTTGTTCATGGTCACCGGCACGCCCGGCGGCCGCACCATCATCAACACCGTCCTGACGACGATCCTCAACGTGATTGATTACGGGATGAACGCGCAGGAAGCCGTCGATGCGGGCCGCATGCACCACCAGTGGCTGCCGGATCGCATCAGCATCGAGCGCTTCGGGTTCTCGGCCGACACCATCAAGATGCTGCAGGCCATGGGCCACACCGTGCAGGAAGGCGGCGGCCAGGGCGCGGCCCAGGTGATCGTGCTCAACCAGAAAGAGAACATGCTCGAAGGCGGGGTTGACCGGCGGCCGGCAGACGGCGGCGCCGCCGGCAAGTAGAGCCCAAGTCCACAGGAGTCCAAGAGATCAGGAGAAGTCTTGTGAAGAGATTTCTTCTGATCTTCTAATCTCCTGTTTACTCCTGATCTGTGCGGTTCACGTATTCGAAGCCGAACCGGCCCTTCACGCACAGGTTGCCACGGGTGACGTCGTTATCGAATGGCGACGTGACCTTGACGATCTGCTGATCCTGGACGTGCACGGTGAGCGTGCAGCCCACACCACAGTAAGCACAAATCGTATCGGTTACGGCCTGGGTCTCTGGCCGCCACTCCCCTGCCTGACGCAACTCGAACTCCGGCGTCGCCATCAGCGCGCCGGTCGGGCACACGGCGATGCAGTTGCCGCAGTAGACGCACGCGGAATCCGGCAGTGGCACGTCGTGTTCGGTGGAGATGTGCGCCGCGAATCCCCGCCCCGCCACGGCGATGGCAAAGGTGTTCTGCGCATCGGTGCCGCAGGCCTCCACGCACTTGTAACACAGAACACATTTGCCATAGTCGCGAACGTACAGCTCGTTGTCCACCTTGACCGGTTGAGCCACAGAGGACACAGATACCGGGGCCACAGATGACACAGATGACGCAGAATTCAGGGACTCCTGGAATCGTTCCGGACGAGCCCCGTACTCCACCATCATCTCAGCCAGGCCAGGGGCCGTACTCAAGTCGACGGACGATCCCAAGAGCTCAAGAACAACTTTTCTCGACAGATCGACCCGTGGCGAACGGGTCTTCACAACCATGCCCGCCTCGACCTTGCGCGAGCACGCCGGCGCCAGCACGCGGGCGCCTTCCACTTCCACCATGCACACGCGGCAGGCGTTCACCGGCGTCAGCGTTTCGAGATAGCACAGCGTCGGGATGTCGATGCCCAGCGTTTTGCAGGCGTCGAGCAGGGTCGCACCGGCGGGCGCCTCCACCGAGCGGCCATCGATGGTCAGCGCCACCATGACGGGCGCCGGCTCTGGTGGCGGCGCGGGAATCACCGCCGCGGGCGGCGGCAGGCGGAACCAGATCGCGTCAGCATTCATGGTTTCACCCGTCCTTGGAGGGAAGGCACGTTGGCGAACGCCGATTCGATGGCCGACGCCGCCGTTTGCCCAAGGCCGCAGATGGAGGCGTCTCGCATGGCCTGTCCCAACTCAGATAGCAAGACAGATGGCGCCGACGAATCCACCAGGGCCGCAGATAACACAGATGACGCAGATCTACTGTCTAACAGTTCGGCTTGTCGCACCGTGCCAACGCGGCAGGGCACGCACTGTCCGCATGACTCGTCGCGGAAGAACTGCGCGATTCGCGCCAGGGTGTCCCTCAGATCGGCGGTCTCGTCGAACACCATGATCACGCCGGAGCCGAGCGTGGCGTTGGCCGCGCGCGCGCCTTCGAACGACAGCGGCATGTCGAGCGTGTCGGGCCCCACGAACGTGCCAGCGGCGCCACCGAGCAGGACGGCCTGCAGCGCCCGGCCCTCGGGAATGCCGCCGGCGAGATCGATGGCGTGCCGCAGTGTCTGGCCGCATTCAATTTCATACAGGCCGGGCCGGGCCACGTGGCCAGACAGGCAAAACAGCCGCGTACCGGTGGAACCGGGCGTCCCGGTCCGCGCCCACGACGCCCCGCCCTCGACCAGGATGTCCAGCACGTTGACGAGCGTCTCGACGTTGTTGACCACGGTGGGCTTGCCGAAGAGACCGACCTGGGCGGGAAACGGCGGCTTCGAGCGCGGCTCGCCGCGTTGGCCCTCAATCGAGTTGAACAGCGCCGTCTCTTCACCACAAATGTAGGCGCCGCCGCCGCGCCGGATCTCGATGTCGAACGCCGCTCCCGCCCCGGCGACGTCCGGGCCGAGCAACCCCGCGACCCGCGCCTGCGCCATCGCCGCGCCGATCGCCGCCTCGGCCTCAGGATACTCACCGCGAATGTAGATGAACCCGCGCTCGGCGCCGGTGGCCAGGCCGCAAATGGTCATGGCCTCGATCACGGCAAACGGATCCTGCTCCATCAGCACGCGATCCTTGAACGTGCCGGGCTCGGATTCGTCGGCATTGCAGACCACGAAGTGCGGCCGCGCGGCTTCGCGCGCCACGGCGTCCCACTTGCGGCCGGTCGGGAACGCGGCGCCGCCGCGTCCGAGCAGCTTCGCCGCGGTCACTTCCGCGATCACCGCCGCCGCACCGATCGCGATCGCCTTGGTCAGCGCGGTGTAGCCGCCGTGTTTTTGATAGTCGGCCAGGCGGCCGGGCGCGGCCTGGTTGACGCGCCTGAGGATCTTCGATCCACGTGCGGCAGGTGGCGCAACACCTTCATGCCGGTCGTTGGCCAGCGCATCGATCACGGCTTTGGCGGTGGGGGCAGGGCTGATGACGAAGCGTTGCGGCGCAAGACCGGCGCGAGTGATGAGAGCGGCAGACCCGCGGTCGCACTGCCCGAGACAGGGCGACCGGTGGACGGCCGCTCCCATTTGCGCTTCCAGATCGCGGCACATTTGATCCGCGCCATTCAACCGGCAGGCGATGTCGTCGCACACATGCGCCACCGCGGCCGGGCGCGGTTCAGTTGCCAGCAGGTGATAGAACGTGACGACGCCCCAGGCCTCCGCCGGGGGCACCGACAGGCGTGTGCAGATGTAGTTGAGCGCGCCGTGGCTGATCCAGCCGACGGCGTCCTGCACGGCATGGAACACCGGCAGCAGCAGGTCGCGCTCGCCCGACACCTGCCGGCCGCCAATGGCCATGCGGCCGTCGCGCTCGATGTTCCGCGCGCCGCCCCCCCATCCAGTGGCGGGCGGCCCGAGAAGCCGATCGACTGCGGCCCGTTCGGCTTCGCTCGCGTCGGCCCCGACGATGTGAAGGTCCATGTCAGGCCTGCTCGATCCGTATGGCCGTGGCCTTGAACTCCGCGGTGCCCACCAGCGGGTCGATGGCGTCGTTGGTCAGCATGTTGGTGGGCACGTCATCCGGAAAATGGAACGTCATGAACGTCAGGCCGGGTCGCAGCGCGTGGTCGATGTGCACGGGCGCGATGACCGCGCCGCGCCGCGAGGTGACGCGAACCGGCTGGCCTTCCACCAGCCCGAGGCGATTGGCGTCCTCCGGCGAGACATCGATGGTCTCGCCCCGCCGCGTCGGCGACGCGTACGAGCCGGTTTGCACGCCGGTGTTGTATTCCGCGAGCCGGCGGCCGGTGGTCAGCCGCAGCGGAAACTCCTCGTTCAGTTGATCGAACGGCAGCTCGTGGCGCACCAGCGAGAACGGCGCCCGCGGCCCGCGCACCGGGCGCTCCCACAGCCGGCTGTGCAGGAACAACTCACCGGGGTGGTTGTCGTCGTAGCAGGGCCACTGAATGCCCGTCCGTTCCTCGAGGCGCTGGTAGCTCATGCCGGCGTGCATCGGCGACAGCGCACGCAGCTCGTTCCACATCGCCTCGGCGTCGGGCTGCCAGTCGTGTCCGAGCAGGCGCGCCAGGTCGCAGATGATCGCCAGATCTTCGCGGGCCTCACCGGGCGGATTCAGGGTCCGCCGCACGCGCTGGACGCGACGCTCGCTGTTGGTGACGGTGCCTTCCGACTCGAACGCACCGGCGGCCGCGGGCAGCACGACGTCGGCGCGCAGCGCCGTCTCGGTCAGGAAGATGTCCTGCACAACGAGCATCTCGAGCCCCTCGAGCAGCCGCGTCGCCCGATGCTGGTCGGCCTCGGACTGAACCGGGTTTTCACCAATCACGTAGACCGCGCGCAGGTCGCCGCGTTCCATCGCGTCGAACATGCCCGCCAGGTGGAAGCCCTTCTTCGGCGGCACCGCGACACCGTAGTGGCGATCGAACCTGGCGCGGACCTCGTCGTTCTCGACGTGCTGGAAGCCGGGCAGGCGATCGGGCAGCGCGCCCATGTCGCCGCCGCCCTGCACGTTGTTCTGGCCGCGCAGCGGATTGAGCCCCGATCCCCAGCGGCCGACGTGACCCGTCAACAACGCCAGGTTGATCAACGCCAGCACGTTGTGCACCGCGGTGTGGTGTTCGGTGATGCCGAGGGTCCAGCAGATCATCGCCCGCGGCGCGGTGGCGTAGGCGTGCGCCATCTGCCGGATGGTGGCGGCGGGGACACCGGTTTCGGCGGCGCCGCGCTCGAGCGTCCACGGCTCGACCAGCGCGCGGTAGTCGTCGAAGCCGGTGGTGGCGTGCTCGATGAACTCGGTGTTGGCCAGCCCGCCGGCGATGATCTCGCGGGCCATGGTGTTCGACAGCGCGATGTCGGTGCCGACGTCGAGGCCCGCCCACACGTCGGCCCACTGCGCCGACGCGGTGCGGCGCGGGTCGATGGCATAGAGCTTCGCCCCGCGCTTCACGCCCGTGAGCAGGTGGTGAAAGAAGATCGGGTGCGTCTCCCTGGCGTTGGAACCCCAGAGGAGGATGCAGTCCGTTTCCTCAGTCTCCTGATAACAGCTGGTACTGCCTCCCATCCCGAATACCATCGCCAGACCGGCGACGCTTGGGGCATGTCAAGTGCGGTTGCAGCTGTCCAGATTGTTCGAGCCCATCACCACGCGCGCGAACTTCTGCGCGGCGTAGTTCATCTCGTTCGTGCTTTTCGAGCAGCTGAAGAGGCCGAAGGCCTGGCCGCCATGCGCGCGGCGCACGGCATCCAGTCCCGAGGCGGCGCGCTTCAGCGCTTCGTCCCACGTCGCCTGCCGAAGCGGGCCGCCGTGAGTGTCGCGAACGAGCGGATGGACAATACGCGTCATCCGTCCCATGGGGCTACGGTAGCACGACCCACTGGGGGGTGGGGATCGACAGCAGCATGTAACGGCGCCGCAACTCGACGACGTGCCCCGGCAGCTCGCGGATGCTGAACTCGCCGGCCCGGCAGCGGTCTCGCAGGCGGCGGATTTCGAAGCGGTAGAGATCGTTGATCTGCTCGCGGAGGAGTTCCGGCGACGTGCCCGGCTTGGGGCACAGTCCATGCCTCGCCAATTCGTCAATCACTTCGGGGCGATAGGTGCCTGGCATGGTTACAACTGTGGTCCGGCTAAAGCCGGACGCCACATCCCAAGCTCGGGTAGAGCCGGACGCCACATCACCGGCCGCATTTCAGCGCGTAGACCGAGATTTCAATTTCCACCGACGGCGGCAGGCCCGCTGTGGATTTGGCCCGGGTGTAGGCCGCGCAGGCGCTGACGACGTCGCCCAAGCGATCGCTGGCGCGCGCCAGGCCGATCCAGGCGTTGGCGGTGGGTTTCGTCCTGGTCGCTCGCTGGTAGGCGTCACGGGCGTCGGTGTAGCGGTCCACCTCCAGCCATAACTCCCCTTCCAGTTCGTCGATCGGCAGCGGCCACTGCGCCGTCGCGCCGGTCAACGCCATCGTGTTGGAGAGGTCGCGGGCGTGGGCCAGGAACACATCCAGCTCATCGCGCTCCTCCTGCGCCGCACTGACGGCGGCGCGAATGGCGACGTCGGCGTATCGCGCCGCCGTTCCCGGCAGGCCGTCCAGCATCTTCAACCGGACGTTCACGGGACCGAGCAGCTCCAGGGCACCGCCCTTCGGCGCCAGGGCGCGGGCGGCGACCCACCCTTCCATGGCGACGCGCTGGATCTCGAGGTCCACGTCTTGCGCGAGCGTCAGCATCACGGACGCGATCAGCAGGGCGCGCATGCCTCGTCAGCCTCCAACCAGCG
This genomic interval from Vicinamibacterales bacterium contains the following:
- the ggt gene encoding gamma-glutamyltransferase produces the protein MKRRAFVVLLAALALSSLTIQAGSTPARAKLGMVITQSDIASQIGFEVIKGGGNAIDAAVATAFAMAVTHPTAGNIGGGGFIVYRPATGEPVSYDFREVGPSRSSPEMWLKDGKYDFETHHNSHLSVGVPGTVAGLHLAWKEHGSKPWKDLVAPAIKLARDGFEISHGLARSLESMIPEFKKYPASLAQFSKNGTPYQAGELLKQGDLARTLTRIADQGPAGFYEGETAALIEKEMKANGGLITAGDLKAYQAKKRGVVKGTYRGYDIIGMPPPSSGGMAIVQMLNVLEGYDLKAGGYGSAQNIHYTAEAMRRAFADRARYLADPDFEKDIPLPMLISKDYAAGLRKTIDPKKASKSATNSFTWTSESPETTHLSIVDAKRNAVAMTYTLEYGYGSRIVVPGAGFLLNNEMGDFNGAPGLTDERGLIGTNPNLARAGKRMLSSMAPTIISKDGQLFMVTGTPGGRTIINTVLTTILNVIDYGMNAQEAVDAGRMHHQWLPDRISIERFGFSADTIKMLQAMGHTVQEGGGQGAAQVIVLNQKENMLEGGVDRRPADGGAAGK
- a CDS encoding 4'-phosphopantetheinyl transferase superfamily protein, which encodes MIELLPLRSVHIDLVLTDNAEALARLDQYLPLLNPDEHVRMARFVFERDRHRFLLTRALVRTMLSRYASAVPPAAWQFTANIHGRPEILNRPAGVPDLRFNISHTDGLIACAVTIGREVGVDVEHAGRRLTHDVAARFFAPAEVAALQALPEDEQARVFFDYWTLKEAYIKARGFGLALPLGDFAFHLSPDRAPAITFEPSLQDDPATWQFEQGWPTPQHRLGLAIRRTGADLPIRIRAVVPQPAP
- a CDS encoding 2Fe-2S iron-sulfur cluster-binding protein, which codes for MNADAIWFRLPPPAAVIPAPPPEPAPVMVALTIDGRSVEAPAGATLLDACKTLGIDIPTLCYLETLTPVNACRVCMVEVEGARVLAPACSRKVEAGMVVKTRSPRVDLSRKVVLELLGSSVDLSTAPGLAEMMVEYGARPERFQESLNSASSVSSVAPVSVSSVAQPVKVDNELYVRDYGKCVLCYKCVEACGTDAQNTFAIAVAGRGFAAHISTEHDVPLPDSACVYCGNCIAVCPTGALMATPEFELRQAGEWRPETQAVTDTICAYCGVGCTLTVHVQDQQIVKVTSPFDNDVTRGNLCVKGRFGFEYVNRTDQE
- a CDS encoding molybdopterin-dependent oxidoreductase — protein: MGRMTRIVHPLVRDTHGGPLRQATWDEALKRAASGLDAVRRAHGGQAFGLFSCSKSTNEMNYAAQKFARVVMGSNNLDSCNRTUHAPSVAGLAMVFGMGGSTSCYQETEETDCILLWGSNARETHPIFFHHLLTGVKRGAKLYAIDPRRTASAQWADVWAGLDVGTDIALSNTMAREIIAGGLANTEFIEHATTGFDDYRALVEPWTLERGAAETGVPAATIRQMAHAYATAPRAMICWTLGITEHHTAVHNVLALINLALLTGHVGRWGSGLNPLRGQNNVQGGGDMGALPDRLPGFQHVENDEVRARFDRHYGVAVPPKKGFHLAGMFDAMERGDLRAVYVIGENPVQSEADQHRATRLLEGLEMLVVQDIFLTETALRADVVLPAAAGAFESEGTVTNSERRVQRVRRTLNPPGEAREDLAIICDLARLLGHDWQPDAEAMWNELRALSPMHAGMSYQRLEERTGIQWPCYDDNHPGELFLHSRLWERPVRGPRAPFSLVRHELPFDQLNEEFPLRLTTGRRLAEYNTGVQTGSYASPTRRGETIDVSPEDANRLGLVEGQPVRVTSRRGAVIAPVHIDHALRPGLTFMTFHFPDDVPTNMLTNDAIDPLVGTAEFKATAIRIEQA
- a CDS encoding sulfurtransferase, translating into MAFLLALLLGAQSAGGYARPDLLVDTGWLAQHLTDPNVRIVDIRGRGYAAGHIPDAVFVDSNWIRNPKAPPTFLPTPQEFEALMSRLGISNTTRVIAYDERGGIFAARLWWILNYYGHSNVALLDGGWVKWTAEQRATTAAVPAPAAATFKVKPGTVKVATADEVKAAINQPGVKLLDARTQGEIDGKDLRNIKRGGYIESSVPVYWEDTLDPVTKAFKPAAEITKLYRDKGVVPSDDVTVYCQVGMRASHDIFTLALIGHDLTRLRNYYGAWEEWGNRDDTPIKTKVP
- a CDS encoding metallophosphoesterase; this encodes MRLWATSDLHVGYEENRRAVEAVPAFPDDWLIVAGDTGETPAHLDFVLRTLGPKFAQVIWTPGNHDLWTPNTLPVEQRGVAHYQRLVALCRKHGVLTPEDPYARWPGDGPLRAIVPTFLLFDYSFRPDHITREDAVAWAAASGVRSADEDLLAPDPYPTCDEWCAARVAATESRLDALPPDARLIVANHYPLRRDLAVLPRIPRFSIWCGTMRTNDWHRRYNFEAVVSGHLHMRSSREIDGVKFEEVSLGYPKQWNQSRGLEHYLRRIL
- a CDS encoding NAD(P)H-dependent oxidoreductase subunit E — translated: MDLHIVGADASEAERAAVDRLLGPPATGWGGGARNIERDGRMAIGGRQVSGERDLLLPVFHAVQDAVGWISHGALNYICTRLSVPPAEAWGVVTFYHLLATEPRPAAVAHVCDDIACRLNGADQMCRDLEAQMGAAVHRSPCLGQCDRGSAALITRAGLAPQRFVISPAPTAKAVIDALANDRHEGVAPPAARGSKILRRVNQAAPGRLADYQKHGGYTALTKAIAIGAAAVIAEVTAAKLLGRGGAAFPTGRKWDAVAREAARPHFVVCNADESEPGTFKDRVLMEQDPFAVIEAMTICGLATGAERGFIYIRGEYPEAEAAIGAAMAQARVAGLLGPDVAGAGAAFDIEIRRGGGAYICGEETALFNSIEGQRGEPRSKPPFPAQVGLFGKPTVVNNVETLVNVLDILVEGGASWARTGTPGSTGTRLFCLSGHVARPGLYEIECGQTLRHAIDLAGGIPEGRALQAVLLGGAAGTFVGPDTLDMPLSFEGARAANATLGSGVIMVFDETADLRDTLARIAQFFRDESCGQCVPCRVGTVRQAELLDSRSASSVLSAALVDSSAPSVLLSELGQAMRDASICGLGQTAASAIESAFANVPSLQGRVKP
- a CDS encoding VTT domain-containing protein, encoding MILAQLIAAIQGWATEWGGLGLFVIAVLDSSFLSFPQVNDLLIIVLSTKFPELMPYYAGMTTAGSLLGCFMLFTVAQRGGEVFIRKWLKGSHVDRALRLYQRFGLLAVVVPALLPPPVPFKVFVVLAGAASVAPWRFALAVLIGRGIRYFGQGYLAVVYGEHAIELMKAYGAEIGIGLATLAVLAGVAVVLIRRRGRAAA
- a CDS encoding methionine aminotransferase, whose translation is MTSAVPVTSKLPDIGLSIFAVMTRLANEHKAINLSQGFPDFDCDPALVDAVARAMREGHNQYAPMPGVLALRETVAAKVEQIYGPRYDPATEVLITSGATAGLYATLTALVHPGDEVVLFEPCYDSYVPVIRLSGGVPVFVSLRYPDYAVNWDEVRRAITPRTRAILVNTPHNPTGAMWSADDLRQLQSIVDGTGIILIGDEVYEHIIFDGRRHESLLRYEGLRSRSLVISSFGKTFHTTGWKVGYCVGPQALIAEVTRVHQFVTFTVHTPSQIAFAEFVRRDPGAKDLSGFYQRKRDLFLQLTAGSRFRPLPCSGTYFQLLDYSAISNETDKEIAHRLIVEHGVASIPVSAFLYKDTGGPVLRFCFAKRDETLRAAAERLLKV